AGATTTGGGCCCGCGCCCTGGCTGATCTCGGCCCACGCTGCGTCATCATCACCAGTGTTCCCGAAGAGCACGGCCGGGGCACGTCGGTCGTGGCCTTCGACAAGGACGCCAGCCGCTTCTGGAAGGTTGCATGCCCATACATTCCTGCATGTTACCCCGGCACTGGAGATATTTTCGCCAGCGTGATAACAGGTTCTCTGTTGCAGGGCGATTCTCTGCCCTTGTCCCTGGACCGGGCCGTGCAGTTCGTCTCCATGGCCATCCGGGCCACCTTCGGCCACAATTTTCCGGAACGCGAGGGAGTCTTTCTGGAACGGGTGCTCCCGAGCCTTAACGCCCCCGTGTCCATGAGCAGCTTTGAACTGATATGACCGATCGATACCGCGGAATATTCGTCAGCGACCTCGACGGGACATTGCTGCGGAACGGCCGGATCTCCGATGGCGATCTGCGGGCCTTCAGAGGGCTGCGCGATCAGGGGATAATGCGCGTCATCGCCACGGGGCGCTCGCTGTATTCGGCCAGGGCCTGTCTTGCGGATGATTTTCCGGCCGATTACCTGATCCTCTCGACCGGAAACCAGATCGTGAACTGGCCGACGCAGGAGGTCATGCGCTCGTCCTTCATGACGGGGCGTGAAGTGCAGGATATCTGCCGTTTCCTGTCCGGGCTCGGACTGAGCTTCATGGTGCACGATGAATTTCCGCACAGCCATCGTTTCGAGTACCACCGGGGGCACGGAAACGTCGCGGATTTCGATCGACGGCTGGCCCTGTACGCAGACCACGGACGGGAAAACACAGGCTCGCGCGAAATGCGCGCCGCATCCCAGATCGTGGCTATCGTTGACGGAAACGACGCGGCAATGCATGACCGCGTCAGCCGGGAACTGGGGAATCACAGCGTGATCAGGGCCACATCACCGCTGGATGGACAGTCCGTGTGGATCGAAATCTTCGCGGCGGATGTCTCCAAGGCCTCCGGCATAATGCATCTGGTCGATCATCACGATCTGCACGGAGCCCCAAGCGCGGCCATCGGCAACGATCACAATGACAGGGACATGCTCGAACTGGTACAGATGTCCTTCAAAGTCGCTGACGCATTTCTGGATAATGAAGGCAAATACATTACAACCCCGGAAAACAGTGACGCAGTGGCATTTGCCATCGCGCACTACATGGAAAGATTCCATGCCGGCATGACGGAAGCATGAAAAAAATATTGGCCGTCCCCGCACTGCTCGGGGCAACATCGCTTGATATCGTCAAGAACGTGGGACAGTGGGGAGTCTTCTCCCTGACTGCTGTTCTGGGCATGATCCACATGCGCCGCCTTCTGCCCAAGATTCTCCACGACATACATTTCATTGGCTTCAAGTCCCTGAACATCATCATTCTCGTGGCCTTCTTCACGGGCATGGTCCTTGGACTGCAAGGCTACTACACCCTGATCAAGTTCAGCGCCGAAGGCATGCTCGGCGTGGCCGTGGCCCTGTCCCTGGTGCGTGAACTCGGGCCGGTGCTGACGGCGATCATGCTCATCGGCCGGGCCGGTTCGAGCATCAGCGCCGAGATCGGGATCATGCGCATCTCCGAGCAGATCGACGCCCTTTCGACCATGGACGTGGACCCTGTCCGCTATCTGGTCACGCCCAAGATCATCGCCTCGCTGATCTGTTTTCCGCTCCTGACCGCGATTTTCGATTGCGTGGGCATCCTGGGCGGTTATTTTTCCTCCGTGCTCCTAAGCTCCCGTTCGGGGATCTTCTTCAGCAAAATCCAGTCGAGCCTGCTCCTGTCCGACGTAACCGGAGGGTTCGTCAAATCCTTTGTCTTTGCCTTCATCGTCATCACCATATCCTGCTACTGCGGATATTACACGCACCAGAACCAATCCAGCGCCGGTGCGGAAGGCGTGAGCAACTCAACGACATCCGCCGTTGTCCAGTCATGCGTTTACGTATTGGTCTCCGACTACGTCATAACGTCTTTTTTGATGTGAGCACATGAGCAGCACAACACCTCTCATTCAACTGCGCAATATTTCGAAGGCGTTCGGCGGCAGGGAAATCCTGCGGGGAGCGACTCTCGACATCCAGCGAAACGAGATCACCGCCATCATCGGAAAGAGCGGCGGCGGCAAGAGCGTCCTGGTCAAGCACATCATCGGGCTGATCACCGCCGACAGCGGGGAGATCATCTTCGACGGACTTCCCTATTCAACCATGAAGCGAAAGGATTTCTCGGCGATCAAGAACCGCTGCAGCTACATGTTTCAGAACAACGCGCTCTTCGATTCCATGACCGTGTTCGAGAACATCGCCCTGCCCCTGCGGGAAAAATTCAAGCTCGGCAAAAAGGACCTGGAAGACAAGGTCCGCGCACGCATCGAACAGCTCGAACTGACCGAAGTCGCGCAGATGTATCCGAAACAGATTTCCGGCGGCATGCAGAAACGCGTGGCCCTGGCGCGGGCGCTGGTCACGGAACCCGAGATCATCTTTTTCGACGAACCGACCACGGGTCTCGACCCCATCCGCAAGAAGACGGTCTTCTCCATGATCCACCGCTACCATGAAAAGCTCAATTTCACGGCGGTGATCATCACCCACGACATCCCCGACATTTTCTACATCGCGCACACCGTGAACATTCTCGACGAGGGCCGGATCATCTTTTCCGGATCGCCCGTGGCCCTGGAACAGTCCTCGGACCCGGGGCTTTACACCTACACTCACGGCCACGAGATGCTCATCGACGAATTGACGGGCCTGCACAACAGGCTCTCGCTCATGCGCAAGGTCGAGGCCTTCGGGGCCGAAGCCCAAGGCTCCGAGCAGCTTGTTCTGGTCACGGTCAGGCTTCTGGGCATGAGGACCATGATGGACTACAAGGGAGACCTTCTGGCCCACGCCTTCATCAGAAAGCTGGCCAAGTTCGTGAGTTCCTTTCTGCCCGAGGGTGCCTGTGCGGGCATGTTTTCCAAGGAAATTCTGGTCATTGCGGCCAAGACCACAGACGAGTCGACACTTGAGCTGTTTCTAAGCCAGCTTGAGGCATTCTTCACCAACCTGACCATTGAAACATATTGTCACAAGCACAGACTTCAGGTCGAGATCGGCGGCGCGCTGGTAACCCAAGGACTGAGCGCCTATTCGGCCATTCAGGAAGCACTTGCAACATCCAAGAAGTACGTATGAAGACCAACAACTCCTCCCTGCACCTTTCCATCGGCCTTTTTGTCATCGTGGGCCTCGCCTGCACGGCCTATCTGGCCATGACCCTCGCGAACACGACTTTTTTCGCCGGTGACTCCTATGAGATCACGGCCAAATTCACGGCCGTGAACGGGCTAAGAGCCGGCAGCAACGTGGAGATTTCCGGCGTGGCGGTGGGCAAGGTGTCGAGCATCTCCCTGGACCAGACCCTTTACCAGGCCGTAATTACCATGAACATCGACAATTCCGTGGGGATTCCCGTTGACTCCACGGCGGCGATCAAGACAAGCGGACTCATCGGCGACAAGTACGTGAGCATCATCCCCGGTGCCGATGATGTCCTCTTGAAAGACCAGGAAATCCTTATGGATACACAGGCAGCCCTCGATATTGAGGAAATGATTTCTAAATATGTATTTGGAAGTGTCGACAAATGAGAATTCTGTTTCTTTTCATCATCCTGCTCCTTCCCGCGCCCGCCGTGTCGCAGGACAACCCAACAAGCTACATCCGCGCCAACGTCGACAAGGTAGTGAGCATCCTGACGTCTCCGGAATACGAGTCGGAAACGAACAAAACCGAACAATTGCGTCAGATCGAAGCTGTGGTCGACAATTTTTTTGACGCCGAAGAACTCTCCAAGCGTTCCCTGGGTCAATACTGGAGAATCTTCACTCCCGAGCAGAAGCAGGAATTTCAGCCCCTGTTCCTGAAACTCATCAAGCAGGTCTACCTCAAGAAATCCATCACCTACAATGACGAGGTGGTGAATTACAACCAGGAGATCATCAAGTCGGATACCCTGGCCGAGGTCCATACCACAATAACATCCCCCAACCTGAACATTCCGATCATCTACTACATGATCAGAAAAGACGTTTCGTGGAAGGTCTACGACGTCTCGGTGGAAAACGTGAGCCTCATCAAGAACTACCGATCCCAGTTCCGGAGCATCCTGCAAAACAATTCGCCCGACAAACTCATTGCCACCTTGAGGGAAAAAACCAATGAATAAGCGTCTTCTCCTGCTCTGCCTGACCTTGTGCGTGATCCTGCTTCAGGGATGCGCCGGCAAGAAATCCAGCTCTGCCCTGAATCAAGACGTGGCGGCGGGTCAGGAATACGAGGAAACTTACGGCGAAGGCGAAGGAAATGGGCCCTACCCCGACCATCTGGAAGGTTTCAACCGGGGAGTCTTTTCGTTCAACGACGGTTTCATCACCTACGTGTTCACACCCATCGACACGGTCTACACCGGATTTTTCCCGCCGGACATACGCACCGGATTCGGTAACTTCTACCGCAATCTCGGGTATCCCGTGCGTCTCATCAACGCCCTCCTGCAGTTCAAGTTCGACAAGATGGCCAAAGAGACCGCGTCCTTCGCCCTGAACACGTTTTTCGGCGTGGGCGGCCTTTTCAACATCACCCACAACATGCCGAGCCTGCAATCCTCCCCCGAGGATTTCAGCCAGACCCTGGCCTTTTACGGCCTGGACTCAGGCACGTATCTGGTGCTGCCCATCCTCGGGCCGACCACCCTGCGTGATGCCGTGGGCTCCGTCGCGGACTCCTTTGCGCACCCTCTCTCCTTCGTGACCCCGGACAGCGCAAAGTACGCACTGATCGGACATGACAGGGCCAACTCGGCCTCGGCCAAACTCCCAGCCTACAAGAGCATCAAGGAGGAATCCTTCGATCACTACACGAGCATGAAGGACGTCTATTTCCAGTACAGACTCGGCCTGGAGAAGGAATGAAGACGGCTTTCATGTGACAATGAGGTCACACGTCACGCGTGACCTTGACTTTCCCGGGTCCGGAATATCTTGATTGAAATGATCAATTGACCATAAATCCCGACACGAACCTGGAGGAAACATGTCCGACAAGAAGAAGCTCGTTAGCGTAGAAGAAACCCGCCTGGCCTACATGACCGGGATGCTGCTCAAGGAAATCGCGGACGGCCTGTCCAAACGCAAGTTCGAATTCAAGACCGCTGACGGCCCCATTACGGTGACCGTGCCCAAGGATGTGGATATCGAGTACAGTGTGGTGCAAAAGGACAAGGAAGGCGAAACCAAGACCAAGCTTGAAATCGAGATTTCCTGGAAATCCTGAACGAAACAAGCGTCCGGATAAATGACCTGATTCAAGACCCATGCCCCCCGCCGAAGATTTCGGTGGGGGGCTTTACTTTTGCGGCCTGCGCGATCAGGGGCCTTGCGCCCGTTCGACCAAGTCCGCGTTGATCTCCTCCCTTGACGAGGTCAGCGCGGCATGGGCGAGCGGTGCTTCCCGAGCGTCACATGAGCGATGGCAGGAATGTCACTATCTGGGGGATGAAAAACAGGATGGCGATGCCGATGACCGTGGCCACCAGGAAGGGATAGATGCCGCGAAAGATGGATTCCAGGCTGATGTTCTGCTTCATGGCCGTGGTCACGCCGTAGACAACGTAGACGTTGATGCCCACGGGCGGCGTGATGACCCCCATCTCCGTGACCAGCACGATGATGACACCGAACCAGATGGGATCGTAGCCAAGGTTCATGACCACCGGATAGAAGACCGGGACGGTCAGCATGATCATGGCCAGGGAGTCCATGAAGCATCCGCCGAGAAAATAGATGAACACGATGATGGCCATGACCGCCAGCGCGGGAATTTCAAGGCCGCCGATGTAGCTCGCCGTGGTGAAGGGGATGCGGGTCACGGCCAGGAATTTGCCGAAAACCACGGCTCCGGCCACCAAAAAAAGGATCATGCACGAGGTGCGCAATGTCTCTTCCAGGGACTTGAAAATCAGCCGCAGGTTCAGCTGACGCCGCACCAGTCCCAGCACCAGTACGCTGAATGCTCCTACGGACGCGGCTTCGGTGGGGGTGAACCAGCCCTTGAAAAGCCCGGCCAGGACAACGGCGAAGATGATGAGCGTATCGATGAGGCCGGTCAGCGACTTGAAACGCCTGCCCCAGGAAAAATGCTCGGCCTCGGGCCCATAGTCCGGATGCCGTCGGCACGTGACCCAGATCGCGCCCAGAAACAGCCCTGTCAGCAGAAAGGCAGGCAGGATTCCGGCGACGAAAAGCCGCCCGATGGACTGCTCCGTGAGCACGCCGTAGATGATCAGCACCACGCTCGGCGGCATGATCATTCCAAGCCCGCCGCCCGCGGCCACCGCTCCCGCCGCCAGACGATCGCGATATCCGAAACGCTTCATTTCCGGGATGGCCACCGTGGCCATGGTCGCGGCCGTGGCCGGACTGGATCCGCAGACAGCGCCAAAGGCGGTGCAGGCCGAAACCGTGGCCATGGCCAGTCCGCCTCGGATGTGCCCGAAAAAATGGTAGGTAGTCGAGAAAAGACGCCTGCTGATGCCGGCGTTGAAGGCCAGTTGCCCCATGAGAATGAAAAGGGGAATGGTCGTCAGGTCGTAGGAGACAAAGACCTCGTACATGCTGCGGCTGAGCATGTTCAACCCGCCCTGAACGGAAGTCAGAACGGAAAATCCCACAAATCCGACCACGCCCATGACAAAGGCCACGGGCATGCGCGTGGCGAAAAGCAGGAGCATGATCGCTATGCCCAAAAATCCGATTCCGGCCGGGCTCATGATTTTCTCCATTGCAGCACAAATTGCAGAAGGTCGACGAACATGGTCAGGGTGGCCACGGCGAAGCACGCGCCAAGCGCGTACAGGAAGAGGTATTCGGGCAAACCCAGATTCATGGAAACCTCACCGGAAAGATGTTTGTCCCGGGCATACGCCCACATCATGACCGTGACCGTGGCGAAAAAAATGACGGACAGGGTTTCGCGGAATAGCTTGAGCCGACGGCGCACCTTGGTGGACATGAGCTGCACGAAGACCTCCACCCCGATGTGCGAACGGTGTGAATGCGCGTAAGGCAGAGAGAGCCCCAACGCCAGAACGGCCAGAAAGGTGACGATCTCCTCGGAGCCGAAAATGGGGCTGCGATTCAACCTGCCTGTAATGTCGGCCACGGTCAGTAGCGCCATGCCCAAGAGACACAGGCATCCGCCGATGCGCATCACGCTTCCGATGCGTGCCAGAATTTTTTCAACGATCTCCACAAGCTTTCTCCAGACTACATGACACAGGGGCAGGAACCTTGCGGCTCGTGCCCCTGCAACACTCAGGTATTTTGAAGACTATTTCAAATTGGCGCGCATGAAATCAAGCACGGCCTTGCCGTCCGCTCCGACCTTGGCGCACTCGGCCTCGTATTCACCGAAGATGGGCTCCATGGCCTTGGTCCAGCGCTCGGCCTCGGCCGGATCCAGGGTGACCACGGCGTTGCCCTGCTGGGCCAGGAAAAACTCCAGGCCTTCCTTGTCGCTGTCATCCCAGGCTTTTCCGTGCCGTGGAATCCAGTCTCGGCTGACCTCGGTCATCGCTTTCTGCACCTCGGGGGAGAGTGAAGCCCAGACATCCTTGTTGATGACCACGAAAAAAGTGGTCGTGTAGGCCACGGCGGTGGTGTCCGTCAAATAGTCGACTACCTCGCCCATCTTCCAGCCCTTGTTGGTCTCGACGGGATAGATTCCACCGTTGACGACGCCCTTCTGGATGGACTGGTAGGAATCGGGCATGGACATGGCCACCGGGTTGCCGCCCAGGGCGGAGATGACGCTTGCGCTGTTGCCGGTGGCGCGGATCTTCATGCCCTTCAGTTCTTCCATGGAGGTCACGGGCTTGCCTGCGGTGTGCAGTTTGCCAGGTCCATGCGCATGGAAATAAAGGACATGCACGTCATCGAATTCCTTGGGCTTGAACTGCTCGTACACGGCGTTGGCCAGTGTCGTGGCCTGCACGCCGGTCGTGTAGCCCATGGGCAGATCGACTCCGGACAGCACCGGGAAACGTCCCTTGGTGTACCCGAGCGCGGAGAGACCGATGTCCGAGATGCGCTGCACCACGCCGTCATAGCAATCCTTGGGCTTGGTCAGGGTTCCCGCCGGATAGTAGTCGATGACGACCTGACCGTTTGAGCGGGTCTCGACCTCGCGGCACCACTCCTCTGCCAGAATTGACTGGATGTGGGTCGGCGGAAAGAAATTGCTGTAGGACAGCTTGACCGGTCCCGCGGCCATGGCCTGCGCCGAAAATCCCAGAACGACGAAAGCCAGGGTCGCGACTCGTAAGAACAGCCTCATGACAATAATCCTCCGTGTGAAAAGTAAGACCGCGCACCATGCGCGAGCCTGATTATTCCTGGGTATCCAGGGCGTTGGCCAGAGCGAGTTTCATGGCTGCCCGGCGAAAATCCTTGCGGTCGATGGTCCCCGTCCCGAGCAGGGAATGGATCAGAAAACCCTCGAACAGGGCCGTGTTCAGGGCGCCGATCTTGCGCGCCGGATAACCGCTGCGCACATACGGCGCGACGATGTCGTCGAAAATCTCGTTGGAGAGACGATACAGGGACTGGTTGAGCTGGGCGCGCAGGTCCTCGTTGCGGGAGGCATGGATGGTGAATTCGAGAAAGACCGAACTCCAGTTGCGGTCGTCGATCATGGTCTCCAGAAAATCGAGGATGCGGTCCATGACCTCTTTAAGACTGTGAGCATCCTGCAACGCGGCGTCGCGCATGGCGCGGTAGGACTGCATCTTGATGGCGATGATGGCCAGCATGATCTCGTCCTTGCTTTGCCAGTGCCGATAGAAATTGCCCTTGGCATAGCCTGCGTCCGAGGTGATCTCGGCCACAGTGGTAGCGACAAAGCCCTTGGCGGCGAAAAGTTTTTCCGCCGAATCGAGTAGTTCGCGCTGGGTCTGGAGTGATTTTTCCTGCTGCTTTCTGGCCACGAGAATTCCTTGTTGGACAACGGTCATAAAGTGACCAGAAGTCATTTTGTGACCAAGTATTCCTCAAGCCTGATTCTGTCAAGCGTGCGCCACGGAGGATTTCTTGACAGCCCACGGGGCCACGACTAGCGTCTTTTCCACTTCGGATACCTTAGGGTGTAAAAGGGAATCCCGTGCAAATCGGGAGCGGACCCGCCGCCGTAAGTTTCAAAAGCCATCCTCCACGCTGTCCACTGGGGTCATTCCTGGGAAGGACGAGGATTGGTGAAACGAGCCGGAAGACCTGTCCGAGGTCCAACCACAGTTCGTGCTGCCTGCAACGGGGGTTTTTTGCGGGCCGCGCCCTTGGACGTCAGTCCTTTTTTCTTCTCACTGCCCCCGCCAAACCTGGAGGTCTCATGTTCAAAGCCTCGCATGTTTGCGGACTTCTTCTGTTCTTTTTTCTGCTCGCCCTGCACGGCCCGGTTCTGGCCGGACACAAGGATAGGCCGCCCAAAAAGGGAATCCTGCTGGTAGCCTTCGGCACCACCGTGCCCGAAGCGCGCGGCGCCCTGGATCACATCGGGGAGAAAGCAAGGCTGCGTTTTCCCGGCATTGAAATCCGCTGGGCCTATTCCTCGCGCATCGTGCGCGAGAAACTTGCCGCCCAGGGACAGGACTTCGATTCTCCGGCCATGGCCCTTGCACGGATGATGGACGACGGTTTCTCCCATGTGGCCGTGCAGTCCCTGCACACCATCCCGGGTGAGGAATTCCACGGCCTGCAACGCACGGTGCAGGCCTTTTCCGGCCTGCCCAAGGGCATGGACAGCGTGGTCCTGGGCCTGCCTCTGCTGGCCGAACCCGCCGACGTCGAAGCCTGCGCCTCGGCCATCATGGCCAGTCTCCCGGCAGAACGCAAAGCGGGCGAAGCCGTCGTCCTGTTGGGCCACGGCACCCACCACCCGGCGAACATCTATTACTCCGGACTGCAGTATTCCCTGAACCGGCACGATCCGCTGGTCCTGGTCGGCACCGTCGAGGGCACGCCTTCCTTGGACGACGTGCGCCGGGTCTTGAAAGACCGCAAGGTCTCAAGGGTGTATCTTGCGCCCTTCATGGCCGTGGCCGGGGACCATGCGCTGAACGACATGGCCGGAGACGAGGAGGATTCCTGGAAATCCGTGCTCGGCGCCGACGGCCTGACCTGCATTCCGGTCCTGCGAGGAACGGCACAGGTCCCGGCTTTCGTCGACATCTGGCTGGATCATCTGCAGGCGGCGCTGGAGCGCCTGCCCTGACACCATGAACGACAGGCGACACACAAGGGCATGGCTGGCCATGGCGGCAGCCGTGCCCCTTTCCATCTATGCGGCCCTTTTTTTCGGGTCCTACCCCCTGCCCGCTGAGGCCATCCATAACGCCCTCGCGACCATGCTCCATGGCCAAATCGAGAGTCAGGACCTGGTCATCGTACGCGACATCCGGCTGGGTCGCATCCTGCTTTCGTTCCTGACCGGCGCGGCTCTGGCCGTATCCGGCGGCGTTTTTCAAGGCCTGCTGCGCAACCCGCTGGCCGACCCGTTCACCCTGGGGATATCCAGCGGCGCGGCCTGCGGCGCGGCCCTGGCTCTCGGCATGGGCTGGACCGTGGCTGGACTTTCGACCCTCCCGCTGGCCGCGCTCGGCGGAGCGTTCGCCGCCATGAGCCTGGTCCTGGCCATGAGCAGGCTGGCCGGAGACTTCTCCCGCGAGAGCCTTGTCCTGGGCGGAATCGTCGTCTCCACCTTCCTCGGCGCGGCCATCGCCCTCATCAAGTCATTGAACGAGGAATCGGTGGCGGCCATCGTGTTCTGGATCATGGGCAGCTTTCAGGGGCGGGGATTCGAGCACGTGGGGCTCATGCTGCCGTACATGATCGCAGGCTCCGCCCTGGTCCTTTTCCTGGCCCGGGAACTCGACATCCTGGGCCTCGGGTCCGAGCAGGCGGCGCAGGTCGGCGTACCCGTTGGACGGGCGCGCATCGGCCTGCTCATCGGCGCCGGAATGCTGACCGCCGCGGCAGTCAGCGTCTCCGGCATCATCGGCTTCGTCGGTCTGGTGGTGCCCCATCTGGTGCGCATGCTCATCGGACCGGACTCCAGACCCCTGCTTCTTTTTTCGGCCCTGGGCGGGGGTATCCTGCTGCTTTGGTCCGACGTCCTGGCCCGCACCATCCTTTCCCACGGAGCGGAATTACCCGTGGGCGTGGTCACCGCCCTGTTTGGCGGCCCCTTCTTCTGCCTGATCATGGCCAGGGGACGCAGGCCGTGAGCGCACCGATGATCGAAATCCGGAACCTGAGCGCAGGCTACAAGGGTCAACCCGTGCTTCGCGGCATCTCCCTTAACGTCGGGGAAGGCGAGTTCACGGGCATTCTCGGTCCCAACGGCAGCGGCAAGACGACCCTCATCCGCGCCCTGTCCGGAGTCCTGCCGTACGCCAACGGCAGCATCCGCATCGCGGGTCATGACATAAGAGATCTGTCGGCCAAGGCCCGGGCCCGGCATTGCGCCACCGTGGCCCAGAAAAACCCGGGACTTTCCGGGGTGCGCGCCCTGTCGCTGGTGCTCATGGGACGCTACCCGCATATTTCATTTTTGGGCGGCTACTCCAGGCACGATTACCTGCGCGTGCAGGCGGCCATGGAGGAGACCAGCAGCCTCGATCTCGCCGAACGCGCCACCGAAGCGCTCTCCGGCGGAGAGCTGCAACGGGTCATCACGGCCAAGGCCCTGGCCCAGGACACCAG
The Desulfomicrobium macestii DNA segment above includes these coding regions:
- a CDS encoding FecCD family ABC transporter permease, with translation MNDRRHTRAWLAMAAAVPLSIYAALFFGSYPLPAEAIHNALATMLHGQIESQDLVIVRDIRLGRILLSFLTGAALAVSGGVFQGLLRNPLADPFTLGISSGAACGAALALGMGWTVAGLSTLPLAALGGAFAAMSLVLAMSRLAGDFSRESLVLGGIVVSTFLGAAIALIKSLNEESVAAIVFWIMGSFQGRGFEHVGLMLPYMIAGSALVLFLARELDILGLGSEQAAQVGVPVGRARIGLLIGAGMLTAAAVSVSGIIGFVGLVVPHLVRMLIGPDSRPLLLFSALGGGILLLWSDVLARTILSHGAELPVGVVTALFGGPFFCLIMARGRRP
- a CDS encoding ABC transporter ATP-binding protein, producing the protein MSAPMIEIRNLSAGYKGQPVLRGISLNVGEGEFTGILGPNGSGKTTLIRALSGVLPYANGSIRIAGHDIRDLSAKARARHCATVAQKNPGLSGVRALSLVLMGRYPHISFLGGYSRHDYLRVQAAMEETSSLDLAERATEALSGGELQRVITAKALAQDTRLLLLDEAASNLDVARTMDLYELLRVKNAAGLTILTVAHDLNLAALYCQRLVFLKNGSVAADGPTREIFTAQTLSDIYETPLAVAEHPLTGTPQAYLVPRA